AACAAACGCACGGGTTCGTTCTTATTTCTTTGGTATTTACGTTTAAATCAGCATTTGTTGGCAAAGCCCGTGGAGCAGTTAATTAACGATAACACCCTTGTGGCATTAGCCTTGTTGGTTGCGGAAAGTCTGCCTGCTCAAAAAGAGCTGATGATCCGTTTAATTGAGCATTTTATTATTTTGAAATCGAATGAGTAATTTTCAACGTGGCTTTGTGCTACACCGCCGAGAGTACAGCGAGAGCAGTTTACTGGTGGATTTTTTTACCGAAAACCACGGGCGGATCACGCTGCTTGCCAAAGGAGCGAGACGAGTCCGCTCACCACTGAAAGCGTTGTTGCAGCCATTCACGCCGCTGCTGTTGCATTGGGGCGGTAAGGGTGAATTGAAAACGTTGATCAAAGCGGAATCGGCATCGCTGACGTTACCGATGACAACCTTATCTTTATATAGCGGGTTTTATGTCAATGAAGTTCTTGCAAGGGTATTGGAAAATCAGACCGCTTACCCCGAACTGTTTCAGCACTATTTGCAATGTGTGACACAGCTGGCGACATCGCCCGAACAAATTGAACCAACCTTACGAACCTTTGAATTTCGGCTGTTGCAAGCGGTCGGTTATGGGGTAAATTTTGCAAATTGTGCGGCAACGGGTACGCCTGTTGATCCGAAAATGCTTTATCAATTCTATGAAAATCAAGGCTTTGTCGCTTCATTGCTGCAAAATAATCAGACATTTTTAGGCAAAGATTTGCTGGCGTTTGATTGCTTGGATTTCAGTGAAAAAAGCACGCAACAAGCTGCCAAACGCTTTACCCGTCTTGCGTTGAAGCCTTATTTGGGTTCAGCCCCATTGAAAAGCCGTGAGTTATTCCAAACCATTTTGCCGAATAAGCTTAAAAGCGGCTAACAAGCGGTTAGTTTCGCCACTTATTTTGCAATCCCTTTCTTAATCATTTCTTCAAAAAAGTCGTAATCGACCAAAAACGCATCGTGACCAAAATTGGAATAAAATTCGTGATAGTCTACCTTTACCCCCGCTTTTTCGAGGCGTTGTTTGCTTTTGTGCAGGTCAATTTGTTTGAATAGCTGGTCACTAGTCACGCCCACTAAGGTGTAATTCGCTTTGATACGAGATAAGGCTTGTTGCTCATTGTCGAAGGTGAGTGCGGGATCGTATAAGTCCAACGCTCGCAGCAGCCGCAAATAACTGTTGGCATCAAAGCGATCGAGAAATTTCACTCCTTGATAGCTTAAATAAGATTCTACTTGGAAATGATCGCCCCAAATTTCGCTTTGTTGCTTGATTTCTCGCCCGAAGGCTTTAGCGAGCTGCACATCGGTGCGATACGTCAGCATTCCTAACATTCGAGCGATTTTCAAGCCGTTATCGGGGGGGGACCGTCGTAGTAATCGCCGTTGTTGAAATGCGGATCGTTGATAATCGCCTGTCGCATCACGTGGTTAAAACCGATGGCTTCGGCACTTAAGGTGAGCGATGAACAGAGATTGACGATGTTATCCACAAAATCAGGATAAAAAATGCCCCATTGAGTGGCCTGCATACCGCCGAAGGAACCGCCAACCACCGCTTTTAAATGCGGGATGTCTAACCAATCGATCAAGGCTTTTTGCACTCGCACAATATCTTGCACGGTGATAATGGGAAATTTGCTACCGTAAGGGCGTTGGGTGTGAGGGTTGATGGACGTTGGGCCTGTCGTGCCTTTGCAGCCACCGAGAACATTGGAGCAGATGAAAAAATAGCGGTCGGTGTCAAATGCCAACCCCGAACCGATGAAATCTTGCCACCAGCCTTTGTCTGCGGGAGCAGAGTGGTAAGGTTCTGCATCACCCGTTAAGGCGTGGCAGAGCAGGACGGCATTGTTTTTATCGGCATTGAGCGTGCCATAGGTTTGATAGGCAATATCAACAGGCGACAAATATTCGCCAGATATGAGTTCTAATGGGGAATCTTTAAAAAGTGTGATGAACTTTGCCATAAAATCCTTGCAAAATATTGCCGAAAAGTAACCGCTTGTGGCATAGAATGCGGAGTAAATTAGCGATAGCGGTGTGGTTTGTCAAGAAATTTTGGACGTCTAGATGTTTAAACTTTTAGAAGGCTATATAAACGCTTGCAATTTCTGCTTGCTTCGTTATTCTAACGTCTCATTTTACCTTTCAATGTGAGAGCATTATGCAAACTCATCAACCTGTTAAAGGGGCAATTGCTATCATCAGCGCTGGTGTACTTTTTGCTTGCGTGAATACTTTGATCCCTAAATTGACCTCTGTGTCACCTATCGATGCCAGCGTGATTGCGTTGGTGCAATATTTAGTCGCATTTATTTTTCTATTACCCAGTATGATGAATCTTGGGTTTACACAGTCTTTGAAAACAAAGCATTTTGGCTGGCACTGTTTTCGAGTTTTTCTTTCCGCAATTGGTATTCAATGCTGGACGATGGCATTGGCTCACCCTATTCCGATTTGGCAAGGCATTGCATTGTTGATGACTTCACCACTTTTCGTGACGATCGGTTCAGGGCTATTGCTGAAAGAAAAGGTCGATCGTAAACGTTGGATGGCAACTTTTTTAGGCTTTGTCGGGGCAATGATTATTTTAGAACCTTGGTCAGAAAATTTTGATTGGATCGTGCTTCTGCCTGTGGCTGCAGCATTTTTCTGGGCGTGTTATTCATTAATGGTGAAAAAACTCTCTAGTGATGATTCCCCTACCACAATGGTTGCTTACCTATTTATTTTAATTACGCCATTCAATTTATTGATAGCGTTAACCAATTTAAGCCCAGCTGGCTTTGGTATGCCCTCGATGAGTGATTTTGGCTGGTTAATTTTGCTTGGCTTTTTCACTGCACTGGCACAGCTTTCGGTTGCCAAAGCGTATAGCCTAGCAGATGCTTCTTACATTCAACCTTTTGATTTTATTAAGTTGCCATTAAATGTACTTGCGGGATGGTTAGTCTTTAATTGGGTTCCACCAGGTAAATTGTGGTTAGGTGCAGCGATCATTATTGCAGCTACAATGTATATCACCCACGCAGAAACTAAACAGGCAAAAGTCGCTAAATGACGGAACAAATAGAAAACGAAGAGAAAATAACGAAAGCAACCTTTTTTTCTAAGGTTGCTGGTTATTTTTTTGCGTTTTTGAAAGGCTCGGTATGGCTAATTTTCCCGTTATTTATATTGATGCTAGTGATCGATCTAGGCACAAGTTATTTAGTAAAAGATCGCATTTATACCGATATTCATCTGCTTCCTAAACGAGAGTATGCAGTCGTACTCGGAACGGCAAAGTATTATCCTTCAGGGCGTCAGAATTTGTATTACAAATATCGTCTAGAATCGACCTACGCCATTTACCAATCACAAAAGTCCGATTATTTTTTAATGAGCGGAGATAATCAGACCGCTTATTATAATGAACCGAAAACCATGACCAATGATTTACGTCAAATGGGGATGCCAAGTGGCGTGATAAAGCAGGATTATGCAGGATACAATACCTTAGACTCCATTTTGCGAGCAGATAAAGTTTTCAAACTGAAGCCATTTACGATTGTATCGCAACGTTTTCATTGTGAGAGAGCCTTAATGATTGCGAAATTTCATGATATTGATGCAATTTGTTTTGCGGCAAAATATCCAGAGCAGCATTATCGAGTGCGTATTCGAGAGTTTATTGCCCGAACGGGAATGGTATGGCGTTTATTGATAGGTGCTGATGCAACAACACTAGAAGATTCAAAAATTGTTGAGCCACCAGTTAAATGAAAAATCCACCTTTTGAATTATCTCTAAAAGGTGGATTTTTTCTTATCATTTACTGTGCGTCATTAAGCTTTTTAATGCTTTCATCTGCTCGACGAGCTTCGCCTTTGTGTTTTTGTTTGTTTAACTGCGTTTCTAATTTGGTTTCGACTTCGTTAATTGCTTTGTATAAATCAGCATCTTGTGCTTTTGCGAATAGATCGCCAACGGGCGTACCAATTGAGGCTTCAACTTCATAACTGTTTGGCAATTTATGAATCATAAAATGCGGATTGATTAGCTGGGTTTGCCACTTATTCAATTTCGCTAAACGCTCTTCAATGTGCGTACGAATTGCAGGAGTCACTTCCATCTGTTTGCTTGAAATATTGATTGTCATAGCATTTTCCTCTTTTGTTTGCGACCGAAATTGGTCAATTAACGATGATAGAAAGGTATGCCTTTCCCCTAGAAATTTCAACTGTTAGAGTCAAGAAAAAGTGAAAAGTTTGAACTACTTAACACTTTTATGCTGTTTTCGACTATAATTCGTGCGAATTGATTGAGAGATAATGCGTTAATGAGAGAGAATAAATTCCCGCCGTTCCAAACGGCTTTTTTACACCCTAAATATTGGGGATTATGGCTTGGGCTTGGGCTATTTCGACTTATTTTGTGCTTGCCGTATCCCGTTCTTGTACTTATAGGCAGAGGTTTAGGCAGATTATTTGGTTTGCTTGGTTTTGGCAAAAAACGGATGAAAATTGCTCGCCGCAATCTTGAGTTGTGCTTTCCGCATTATACAAGCGGTCAGATCGAGAAAATTTTATGCGAAAATCGTGATTCAGTTGGAATGGCGATTATTGAAACGGGAATGGCGTGGTTTTGGTCGGATAAACGCATTCTCAAATGGTCAAAAATTGAAGGATTGGAACATCTCAAGCAACCTGAAGGCGTTGGTGTGATTTTTGTCGGCGTGCATTTTTTGACGTTGGAACTTGGGGCGAGAATTGTCGGTTTGCACCATCAAGGCATTGGGGTGTATCGTCCAAATGATAATCCGCTGCTTGACTGGATCCAATTTCGTGGGCGAGTGCGTTCTAATAAAGGAATGCTAGATCGCAAAGACTTACGAGGAATGATCAAAGCCTTAAAAGCAGGCGAAACGATTTGGTATGCCCCCGATCACGATTATGGTCGCAAAAACAGCGTTTTCGTGCCATTTTTTGCGGTGGAGCAGACTTGCACCACCACAGGTACTCGAATGCTGCTTCGATCTGCACCGAATGCCGTGGTTGTACCGTTTAGCCCAATTCGTCACGCCGATTATTCAGGCTATACGGTTAAAATCAGCCCAGTGGTTGATTTCAGCCAATGCGAAACCGACATTGACACCGCTACTCGAATGAACCAAGTGGTCGAAGCGGAAATTATGCAAGCCCAAAGCCAATATATGTGGCTTCATCGCCGTTTTAAAACCCGACCAAACGAGAGCGATCTAAGCCTTTATTGATCGCATATCGAACAAACAAGCGGTCAGATCTTCGCAGTTTTTTGCAAAAGGAGAACGAATGAACAAACAAAAAATCGTCCTTGCTACAGGCAATCAAGGCAAGGTAAAAGAAATGGCAGACGTGTTAAGTGCGATCGGTTTTGAGGTGGTTGCCCAAAGTGAATTTGGGATCGAGTCGCCTGAAGAAACGGGGCTGACCTTTGTTGAAAATGCGTTACTCAAAGCTCGCTATGCCGCCAAAATGACAGGATTACCTGCGATTGCTGATGATTCGGGCTTAGCGGTGGACGCTTTAGGTGGTGCCCCAGGGCTTTATTCGGCACGCTATGCAGGCGTAGATGGCGATGATGCTGCCAATCGCCAAAAATTACTGGTGGAAATGGCAGCAGTTGCAGATGAAAATCGCACCGCTAAATTTGTCAGTTGCATCGTTTTCTTACAACACGAAACCGATCCAACGCCTAAAATCGCCCTAGGCGAATGTTTCGGTACGATTTTGCGTGAAGAACGTGGCACAAACGGTTTTGGTTACGATTCGCTGTTTTTCTATCCGCCGAAAAATTGCAGCTTTGCCGAGTTGGAAACGGCAGAAAAGAAAAGCCTTTCTCATCGAGCCATCGCCTTACAATCCCTTAAACAACAGCTTCAGGAGAAACGATGATTATTACAACCACTCACCAAATTGAAAATCATCAAATCGTTGAATACAAAGGCGTGGTGTTTGGCGAAGTCGTTTCTGGGGCAAATTTTGCCCGTGATTTTTTTGCTAGTATCACCGATGTCATTGGTGGGCGTTCAGGGGCTTATGAAAGCAAAATCAGCGATTCTCGCCAAGATGCGTTGCGTGAACTAGAAAAAAATGCACATAAACTTGGTGCAAACGCCATTGTCGGCGTTTCCTTTGATTATGCGACACTCGGCACCAAAAATATGTTTATGGTGGTTGCCACAGGCACTGCTGTTGTGGTGCGTTAATGTCCGACGATTTGCAAAAAAATGTCCTGAACTCACCGCTTGCAGCGAATTTTTGGCAAACCAAATCGTTGTTGGAAATGAATGAAGCGGAGTGGGAGGCTCTGTGCGATGGCTGTGGAAAGTGTTGCTATCGCAAATACATTCAAGGGCGGGGCAAAAGAGAGAAACTGTATTACACGCGGGTGGCATGCAATTTGCTTGATGTTGATACAGGCAAATGTTGCGACTATCCGAATCGCTTTAAACTTGAAAGCGACTGCACCAAGCTCACCAAAAAAAACTTACCTGATTTCGGCTGGCTACCGCAAACTTGTGCTTATCGGCTACTTTACGAAGGCAAGCCGTTATTTGATTGGCACCCGCTGATTTCCAAGGATCCCAATTCCGTTAAACACGCTGATGTGTTAATCAAACACGGTATTCACGAAAAAGATGTGATTGACTGGTTTGAATTTGTGATTGATGAAGTTTAACAAGCGGTCACTTCATTGCAATATTTTGCAAATTTTTTCGCTTTACGTCTAAATTCGTCAGAGTAGAGTGGCAATCAATAAATGATAAAAAGGAGTAAAAAATGAAAACGGCATTAGTGACAGGGGCAACTGCAGGCTTTGGCTTGGCGATTTGTAAAACCTTAATTCAAAATGGTTATAAAGTCATTGGCACGGGTAGACGTGCCGAGCGTTTAGCCGCATTGCAAGCCGAACTTGGCGAAAATTTCTTACCTTTAGCATTTGACGTGAGCGATGTCGCTCAAACGGAAGCCGCATTAAAGTCACGCCCAGCAGGCTGGCAAGCGGTTGATTTATTGGTGAATAATGCAGGTTTGGCATTGGGCTTAGAACCCGCACATAAAGTGGAACTTGCCGATTGGATGAAGATGATCGACACCAATATCAAAGGCTTGGTGACGGTTACTCGCTTGATTTTGCCAGAAATGGTGGCTCGTAACACAGGATATATTATCAATTTAGGATCAATTGCGGGCAATTATCCGTACCCAGGTGGAAACGTTTACGGTGGCACCAAGGCGTTTGTGAAACAGTTCAGCTTGAATTTGCGTGCCGATCTGGCAGGAACCAAAGTGCGAGTGAGTAATGTCGAACCAGGACTTTGTGGTGGTACAGAATTTTCTAATGTCCGTTTTAAAGGCGATAATGAGAAAGCGGCAAAACTGTATGAAAACGTGGATTACGTCAGCCCGCAAGATATTGCCAACATTGTGCTTTGGCTCAACCAACAGCCAGAACACGTTAACATCAACCGCATTGAAGTGATGCCAACGGCACAAACGTTTGCTCCACTTTCCGTTCATCGTGGCTAATTTCACGTTTACAAGCGGTCAGATTCATTACATTTTTTGCAAATAAAAAACGGTGGGGATTGATTCAGTACCCACCGTTTTTCGTTTGAATAACCGATTAAATAGCGTAGCCTAAAGCATAGAACGCAACGAGTACAATAGCAATCGCAACAGTACCGATATTTAATTTATTAAATTCGCCTGAAATGACACGTCCGATAACTAACGTTGCAAAACCTAACATAATGCCTGTAACGATGTTAGCGGTGAGTACAATGAATACCGCACAAACTAAACCAGACATTGCCCCGATAAAATCGTCAAAATCCAATTTTGAGACGTTGCTTAACATCAACAATCCAACGTACATCAGAGCAGGAGCAGTGGCGTAACCTGGTACAAGGAACGCAAGCGGTTGGAAGAACAACATCAACAGGAATAGCACACCAACAACGACAGCCGTTAAACCTGTTTTACCGCCTACAGCTGTTCCCGCTGCAGATTCAATATACACCGCTGCGGGTGCTGTTCCGAATAAACCTGACAATACACTACCTAAGGAGTCAGAGGTTAAAGCACGTCCGCCATTGATAATTTGCCCGTCTTTATCCAGCAAATTCGCTTGACCTGCTACCGCTCGAATGGTGCCCGTTGCGTCAAAAATCGCAGTCATAACTAAGGCGAATACCACGGGTAAGATCGCCGCATTCAACGCCCCCATCACATCCAACTGTAAAAAGAGTGAATTTTCACCGAAGCTTGGCATTTTGAAAATTTCACCCCCAAACTTCACATTTGGGTCAAAAACCAAACCGATAACAGTAATCGCAATAATTACCCATAAAATAGAACCTTTCACTTGTAAACGTTCTAAACCGATAATTGCCGCTAAACCGAGTAAAGACATAATGACAGGGAATGAGGTAAATTCGCCCATTTTGACAGGAAGCCCAGCCTGATTGCTTACCACTAAACCCACGCCGTTACTTGCAATGAGTAATAAGAACAAGCCGATTCCAATGCCCGCACCGTGAGCGATACTAGAAGGTAAGTTGCGTAAAATCCAGCTACGAATTCCCGTTACGGAAACCAGTGTAAATACCACACCCATTAAGAAGATCGCCCCTAAGGCAACGGGAACGCTAATGCCTTGCCCTAGCACTAAACTGAAGGCGGTAAAGGCGGTAAGTGAAATGGCACAACCAATTGCCATCGGCACGTTCGCCCATAAACCGATTAAAATTGAACCTAGACCTGCAACCAAACAGGTGGCGATAAACACCGAATCTGCTGGGAAGCCTGCGGCACTTAACATATTGGGTACCACGATCACCGAATAGACCATCGCTAAGAATGTGGTTAGACCCGCAATAATTTCCTGACGAACGTTTGAACCACGTTCTTTCATTTGGAAACGACAAAGTAAAGACATTTGTAAGACCTCAAAAAGTGAATGAAAGATGAAAAAGGCGTGATTTTACACAAGGAAAAATGATTAAGCAAACGTTTGCGTACTCTTGTTTTTAATTAGATGCATAGCCTTTTAAAAATGCCTGCCAATTTTCATCATCAAACAAAATCCCCAAACGGGCTTGTTCTTTGTGGAAAGAGCGTAGCAAACGAGCGAGATTTTGCGATTTCCATTCATCGCCTTGCTGAATGTGGCACTTATCGAAGTCAATCAACCAAAATTTACCGTTTTTATCCAGCAAAATGTTGTGAATATTGAGATCGGAATGATGCACTTGATGAGCGTGCAACTGCCGAATTAGTTTTCCAAGTTGTTGATATTGTTCCGTTTCTAACGTTTTTTGTTGCAAAATTTGGCTTAAATCTTGGGTGGTTGCAATTTTTTCCAACAAAATATCCGCTTGATAGCACCCACAACAGCGGTCGATTTTAAACGCAATTGGGCGGGGAACAGGCAGTTGCCACTCAACCATTTTCGTCAATAAATCAAACTCTTGAGCGGCTCTTGTGGCATTGAGAGAACAGAAGAAATAGCGATCTTTGACGATCTTGCCAAATAACCCACCACGGTAGTAGTGGCGGCGAACACTATTAACGCCTAGTTCTTGCTCAGTATTGAGAAACCACGTGGTGCCACGTCCTGTTGATGACCCCAACAAGCGGTCAGATTCGGCGAAAGTTTTACAATCTAAAAGTTGTTGAACCAAACCTTGTTGCTCGGATGGCACAAGGTCAGCATTAAATTGGTAATATGCCATTGATATTGAGATTATGTTTAAAAATATGGCGTGATTTTACACGATTTCTACCACTTTCGTTGTGTTTTTAATGCAATTTGGTAGAATTCTCGGCTTAAATTTTTAGGAAGGAAATTCAATGAGCATTATCTCCCCAGAAGCCCAAAGCGTACGAGCAGCCTTACTTGAGAAAGGCATCGAAACCCCGACAGTTGCCCATACTAAAGATAAAGACTTACGTCGCAGCGAAATTCAGCAGCATATGCGTTCGGTGTTGGAGTTGCTTGGCTTGGATCTGCGAGATGATAGCCTTGAAGAAACCCCGCACCGCTTGGCGAAAATGTACGTTGATGAAATTTTCAGCGGGCTAGACTATGAAACTTTCCCGAAAATCACCAAAATTAAAAATCAGATGAAAGTGAGCGAAATGGTGTTGGTCGATGACATCACCCTCACCAGCACCTGTGAGCATCATTTTGTCACCATTGATGGCAAAGTTGCCGTGGCTTACTACCCGAAAGATTGGGTGATCGGCTTGTCTAAAATCAATCGTGTGGTGCAATTTTTCGCCCAACGCCCGCAAGTGCAAGAGCGTTTCACTGAACAAATTCTCACTGCTTTCCAAACGATTTTAGAAACCGAAGATGTTGCAGTGTATGTGAAAGCGACTCACTTTTGCGTGAAATGCCGTGGTGTGAAAGACACTAACAGCCAAACGCTCACCTCCGCATTTGGCGGCGTATTCCTGCAAGACCGTGAAACCCGCAAAGAATTTTTGTCGTTGTTGAGTAAGTAGTTTCTCTCTTACTAAGAGAGGGGACAAGCGGTCACTTTTTAAGAAAATTTTGCAAATGAAAATCGCCCTTGGCATTGAATATGACGGCAGCCGCTATTTCGGTTGGCAACGCCAGCAGAATGTGGATTCCGTCCAACAAAAATTAGAAGAAGCCCTGTCGATTATCGCCAATTCGCCCGTTGAAGTATGTTGTGCGGGACGAACCGATGCGGGCGTACACGGCACGGGGCAGGTAGTGCATTTTGAAACGAATGCCAAACGCCCGTTGCAAAGTTGGTGTTTTGGCACTAATACCCATTTACCGCCCGACATTGCAGTGAAATGGGCGGTGGACGTGGCAGACGAGTTTCACGCCCGTTTTAGTGCAACCGCCCGCCGCTATCGTTATATCATTTACAATCATAAACTTCGCTCGGCGATTTTGCCTTTCGGCGTGTCGCACTATTATCATCTGCTTGATGCCGAAAAAATGCACGAGGCTGGGCAGTTTTTACTCGGAGAGAACGATTTTAGTGCTTTCCGTGCCGCTCAATGCCAGTCCCATACGCCTTGGCGAAACGTGCATCATCTCAACGTTAGCCGCCAAGGCGATTACATTATCGTAGATATTCAAGCCAACGCTTTTGTGCATCATATGGTGAGAAACATTGTCGGTAGTTTGATTGACGTTGGGCAAGGTAAGCAGCCAGCTGAATGGATCAAGTGGCTGCTTGAACAGCGTGATCGCACTCTCGCCGCACCAACTGCCAAAGCAGAAGGGCTATATTTAGTTGATGTGAGTTATCCCGAACAATTCGCTATTCCAAAAGGGAAGCTAGGACCACTCTTTTTGGCTGATTAATTTAGTCATCAGCCACAACTCATTGATATAAAAAGACAAGCGGTGAGTTCCACTCATTTTTTTGCAAATTGAATTGCAAAATTTGAGTCGAAACTCACCGCTTGTTGCTGAACGCTGTGTTAAGAAAATTAGTCTCTTCTTTTCGCAATCACAACCACAATAACCGCCAATACTGCCGCAGTAGTTGCAAAACCAAGCCAAGCAGATTTGGTAAAGCCCAGAACCAGATAACCCGTAACAGTGGCGATTGCAACCAACATCGCATATGGCAATTGTGATGTTACGTGATCCATGTGATTACACTGTGCTCCAGTCGATGACAAAATAGTCGTATCTGAAATTGGTGAGCAGTGGTCGCCACAAACCGCACCAGCCATCACGGCAGATAAGCAAGGAAGTAATAAGCTTGGGTCAGCATTGGCAGCCATTGCGGCAGCAATCGGTAACATAATGCCGAAGGTACCCCAACTTGTTCCCGTTGAAAATGCCATACCTGTGCCAAGAACGAAAAGGATAGCAGGTAAAAATGCAGGATCAATGCTGCTTGCTACAAGCGTTGAGAGATATTTACCCGTTTGCATATCGCCGACAATGCCATTGATTGTCCAGGCAAAACAGAGAATGAGAATGGCTCCAGACATCGATTTTGCCCCAATCATATAGGCTTTAACGTATTCTGGTATTGTGATTTGGCGAGCCGCAAAAATACAGATGGTTGCGACAACTAAGGCACTAACACCTCCCACAACTAAAGAAACACCTACTGTCGTATTTTCAAATGCTCCCAAGATATCAAATGGTTTTCCATCTGCTGCGAGAGCTTGGTTGCCTGTGTACATCATCATCGCAACGGTCGCAAGAATGAGCGTAACAATAGGTAAAATTAGGTTGCTCACTTTGCCATCGCCTTGAATCTTCTCTTCAGCTTGTTCAGATTGGGCTAATGCTTCACGTTCAAAACGCGTCATTGAACCAATATCAATGGTGAAATAAGCGACCAGAAATACCATAACCATAGAAAAAATAGCATAGAAGTTCATCGCACTCATTGTCATAAACGCACCGAGTGGGGAGTAGCCCGTAATCCCATAAGTGGCTAATAAACCAGCAATAAGCGTGATAATGTATGCTCCCCAGCTAGAGATTGGCATTAAAACACACATTGGTGCGGCGGTTGAGTCTAAAATATAGGCAAGTTTTGCACGTGATACGTTGAATTTATCAGTCACAGGACGAGCGATAGCACCTACAGCAAGGCTGTGGAAGTAGTCGTCAATAAAGGTGAAAAAGACGAGTCCTGCAGCCATTAATTTAGCCCCACGTCTGCCTTTAATACGTTTTTGTGCCCAAGTCGCAAAAGCTTGGTTGCTGCCAGAAAGGCTAAGTAGAGCAGTAAGAACGCCTAATAGCACAAGGAATAAGATAATGTTGATATTGTTGCTGTTTAGCCCATCTTCTCCATAAA
The nucleotide sequence above comes from Pasteurellaceae bacterium Orientalotternb1. Encoded proteins:
- a CDS encoding ribosomal subunit interface protein, whose amino-acid sequence is MTINISSKQMEVTPAIRTHIEERLAKLNKWQTQLINPHFMIHKLPNSYEVEASIGTPVGDLFAKAQDADLYKAINEVETKLETQLNKQKHKGEARRADESIKKLNDAQ
- a CDS encoding tRNA pseudouridine(38,39,40) synthase TruA, producing MKIALGIEYDGSRYFGWQRQQNVDSVQQKLEEALSIIANSPVEVCCAGRTDAGVHGTGQVVHFETNAKRPLQSWCFGTNTHLPPDIAVKWAVDVADEFHARFSATARRYRYIIYNHKLRSAILPFGVSHYYHLLDAEKMHEAGQFLLGENDFSAFRAAQCQSHTPWRNVHHLNVSRQGDYIIVDIQANAFVHHMVRNIVGSLIDVGQGKQPAEWIKWLLEQRDRTLAAPTAKAEGLYLVDVSYPEQFAIPKGKLGPLFLAD
- a CDS encoding DNA repair protein RecO: MSNFQRGFVLHRREYSESSLLVDFFTENHGRITLLAKGARRVRSPLKALLQPFTPLLLHWGGKGELKTLIKAESASLTLPMTTLSLYSGFYVNEVLARVLENQTAYPELFQHYLQCVTQLATSPEQIEPTLRTFEFRLLQAVGYGVNFANCAATGTPVDPKMLYQFYENQGFVASLLQNNQTFLGKDLLAFDCLDFSEKSTQQAAKRFTRLALKPYLGSAPLKSRELFQTILPNKLKSG
- a CDS encoding non-canonical purine NTP pyrophosphatase, RdgB/HAM1 family, which translates into the protein MNKQKIVLATGNQGKVKEMADVLSAIGFEVVAQSEFGIESPEETGLTFVENALLKARYAAKMTGLPAIADDSGLAVDALGGAPGLYSARYAGVDGDDAANRQKLLVEMAAVADENRTAKFVSCIVFLQHETDPTPKIALGECFGTILREERGTNGFGYDSLFFYPPKNCSFAELETAEKKSLSHRAIALQSLKQQLQEKR
- a CDS encoding 3-deoxy-D-manno-octulosonic acid kinase, with product MAYYQFNADLVPSEQQGLVQQLLDCKTFAESDRLLGSSTGRGTTWFLNTEQELGVNSVRRHYYRGGLFGKIVKDRYFFCSLNATRAAQEFDLLTKMVEWQLPVPRPIAFKIDRCCGCYQADILLEKIATTQDLSQILQQKTLETEQYQQLGKLIRQLHAHQVHHSDLNIHNILLDKNGKFWLIDFDKCHIQQGDEWKSQNLARLLRSFHKEQARLGILFDDENWQAFLKGYASN
- a CDS encoding NADP-dependent 3-hydroxy acid dehydrogenase (NADP(+)-dependent; catalyzes the formation of 3-hydroxypropionate from the toxic malonic semialdehyde, catalyzes the formation of 2-aminomalonate-semialdehyde from L-serine; can also use 3-hydroxybutyrate, 3-hydroxy-isobutyrate, D-threonine, L-allo-threonine,D-serine), with amino-acid sequence MKTALVTGATAGFGLAICKTLIQNGYKVIGTGRRAERLAALQAELGENFLPLAFDVSDVAQTEAALKSRPAGWQAVDLLVNNAGLALGLEPAHKVELADWMKMIDTNIKGLVTVTRLILPEMVARNTGYIINLGSIAGNYPYPGGNVYGGTKAFVKQFSLNLRADLAGTKVRVSNVEPGLCGGTEFSNVRFKGDNEKAAKLYENVDYVSPQDIANIVLWLNQQPEHVNINRIEVMPTAQTFAPLSVHRG
- a CDS encoding permease; protein product: MSLLCRFQMKERGSNVRQEIIAGLTTFLAMVYSVIVVPNMLSAAGFPADSVFIATCLVAGLGSILIGLWANVPMAIGCAISLTAFTAFSLVLGQGISVPVALGAIFLMGVVFTLVSVTGIRSWILRNLPSSIAHGAGIGIGLFLLLIASNGVGLVVSNQAGLPVKMGEFTSFPVIMSLLGLAAIIGLERLQVKGSILWVIIAITVIGLVFDPNVKFGGEIFKMPSFGENSLFLQLDVMGALNAAILPVVFALVMTAIFDATGTIRAVAGQANLLDKDGQIINGGRALTSDSLGSVLSGLFGTAPAAVYIESAAGTAVGGKTGLTAVVVGVLFLLMLFFQPLAFLVPGYATAPALMYVGLLMLSNVSKLDFDDFIGAMSGLVCAVFIVLTANIVTGIMLGFATLVIGRVISGEFNKLNIGTVAIAIVLVAFYALGYAI
- a CDS encoding GTP cyclohydrolase I FolE; the encoded protein is MSIISPEAQSVRAALLEKGIETPTVAHTKDKDLRRSEIQQHMRSVLELLGLDLRDDSLEETPHRLAKMYVDEIFSGLDYETFPKITKIKNQMKVSEMVLVDDITLTSTCEHHFVTIDGKVAVAYYPKDWVIGLSKINRVVQFFAQRPQVQERFTEQILTAFQTILETEDVAVYVKATHFCVKCRGVKDTNSQTLTSAFGGVFLQDRETRKEFLSLLSK
- a CDS encoding lipid A biosynthesis lauroyl acyltransferase (Acylates the intermediate (KDO)2-lipid IVA to form (KDO)2-(lauroyl)-lipid IVA), producing the protein MRENKFPPFQTAFLHPKYWGLWLGLGLFRLILCLPYPVLVLIGRGLGRLFGLLGFGKKRMKIARRNLELCFPHYTSGQIEKILCENRDSVGMAIIETGMAWFWSDKRILKWSKIEGLEHLKQPEGVGVIFVGVHFLTLELGARIVGLHHQGIGVYRPNDNPLLDWIQFRGRVRSNKGMLDRKDLRGMIKALKAGETIWYAPDHDYGRKNSVFVPFFAVEQTCTTTGTRMLLRSAPNAVVVPFSPIRHADYSGYTVKISPVVDFSQCETDIDTATRMNQVVEAEIMQAQSQYMWLHRRFKTRPNESDLSLY